The proteins below are encoded in one region of Penicillium psychrofluorescens genome assembly, chromosome: 4:
- a CDS encoding uncharacterized protein (ID:PFLUO_006557-T1.cds;~source:funannotate): MPATTADTLSLVQRTVTVAPLVLLSVADHYGRTAKGTRKRVVGVLLGENTGQNVRVSNSFAVPFEEDEKDPSVWFLDHNFVESMRDMFKKINAREKLVGWYHSGPKLRASDLEINELFKKYTPNPLLVIVDVQPKEVGVPTDAYFAVDEIKDDGTTTSRTFVHTPSIIEAEEAEEIGVEHLLRDIRDVAVGTLSTRITSQLQSLQGLHLRLRDIGQYLQKVLDHELPVNHAILGNLQDVFNLLPNLSTPPMTPRISGQEPQIENSELARAMSVKTNDQLMAIYISSLIRAITAFHDLIENKIQNRQQQEESDSKREQELNAATKVDKEGKKANGSADGEQKEDPDSSSEKNKKS; the protein is encoded by the exons ATGCCTGCCACCACGGCAGACACCCTCTCCCTCGTCCAGCGCACCGTCACGGTCGCCCCGTTAGTCCTGCTCTCCGTCGCCGACCACTACGGCCGGACCGCCAAGGGCACTCGGAAACGTGTGGTCGGCGTGCTACTGGGCGAGAACACGGGCCAGAATGTCCGGGTATCAAACAGCTTTGCTG TGCcgttcgaggaggatgagaaggacCCATCGGTGTGGTTCTTGGACCACAACTTTGTTGAATCGATGAGGGACATGTtcaagaagatcaatgcCCGCGAGAAGCTGGTCGGGTGGTACCACTCCGGCCCCAAGCTACGGGCTTCGGATCTCGAGATCAACGAGCTCTTCAAGAAATACACCCCCAACCCACTGCTGGTTATTGTTGATGTGCAACCAAAGGAGGTTGGCGTGCCTACGGATGCTTACTTTGCCGtggacgagatcaaggat GATGGCACAACAACCTCAAGGACCTTCGTGCACACCCCATCTATAATCGAggccgaagaagccgaggAGATTGGCGTGGAGCATCTGCTCCGAGACATCAGAGACGTCGCCGTGGGCACGCTCTCCACCCGGATCACATCGCAGCTGCAGTCGTTGCAAGGGCTGCACCTGCGGCTCCGCGATATCGGCCAATACCTGCAGAAAGTCCTCGATCACGAACTCCCCGTCAACCATGCCATTCTGGGTAACCTCCAGGATGTCTTCAACCTCCTCCCCAACCTGTCCACGCCGCCCATGACCCCACGGATCAGCGGCCAGGAACCACAGATCGAGAACAGCGAGCTCGCGCGGGCTATGAGCGTCAAGACCAACGATCAGCTGATGGCCATTTACATCAGCAGTCTGATCCGAGCCATCACGGCCTTCCATGACTTGATCGAGAACAAGATCCAGAACCGACAGCAACAGGAGGAAAGCGATTCGAAGCGGGAGCAGGAGCTCAATGCGGCGACCAAGGTGGACAaagagggcaagaaggccaatGGGTCGGCCGATGgcgagcagaaggaggatCCGGATAGCTCAtccgagaagaacaagaagagcTAG
- a CDS encoding uncharacterized protein (ID:PFLUO_006559-T1.cds;~source:funannotate) produces the protein MAPHTIRWGIMATGGIANTFVRDLLIDPKTRDASDVSHQVVAVASSSSQDRATKFIADTGIPAGCAVYGDYESLVADKNVDVIYVATPHSHHYQNVMLALQAKKNVLCEKAFTVNAAQTKILCETAKKNNCFLMEAVWTRYFPLSIQVRRLIQSGEIGEVLRVVADTSFANEVEKEFDTANRMVNPDLAGGALLDLGIYSLTWVFQTLYHTLPRDQRKAPTVAAQMTPYHLTGADESTTILLSFPTTTPSNDTHPQHSQGIAMTNIRVASDPDEKGSAGPAIRIQGVKGEIQVFGGPAYRPTTYRIVPKQGHGAVRTVEYEFPGKGHGMYWEADEVARCLRDGKLESEGMPWEESIVIMEVMDEVRRQGGLMYPQKIESTEFPLPL, from the exons ATGGCACCGCATACTATCCGTTGGGGCATCATGG CTACCGGTGGGATCGCCAACA CGTTTGTGCGAGACCTACTCATCGACCCGAAAACCCGCGACGCCTCCGACGTCTCGCACCAAGTCGTTGCGGtggcctcgtcttcctcccAGGACCGCGCGACCAAGTTCATCGCAGATACCGGCATCCCCGCAGGCTGCGCCGTCTACGGTGACTACGAATCGCTCGTGGCCGACAAGAACGTTGATGTCATCTATGTGGCCACCCCGCACTCGCACCACTATCAGAACGTAATGCTGGCCCTACAGGCCAAAAAGAACGTCCTGTGCGAGAAGGCGTTTACCGTCAACGCCGCCCAGACGAAGATCCTGTGTGAAAccgccaagaagaacaactGCTTCCTCATGGAGGCCGTGTGGACTCGCTACTTCCCGCTCAGCATCCAGGTCCGCCGGCTCATTCAGTCGGGGGAGATTGGTGAGGTGCTTCGCGTTGTTGCTGATACTAGCTTCGCGAATGAGGTCGAGAAGGAATTTGATACTGCGAATCGGATGGTGAATCCTGATTTGGCAGGTGGTGCTCTACTGGACT TGGGCATCTACTCCCTCACCTGGGTTTTCCAAACCCTCTATCACACTCTTCCACGCGACCAGCGGAAGGCTCCCACCGTCGCCGCACAAATGACGCCCTACCACCTCACCGGAGCGGATGAAAGCACGACCATCTTGCTGAGCTTCCCGACCACCACCCCTAGCAATGACACTCACCCGCAGCACTCGCAGGGCATCGCCATGACCAACATCCGTGTAGCTAGCGACCCAGATGAAAAAGGCAGCGCTGGTCCTGCCATTCGGATCCAGGGTGTCAAGGGCGAGATCCAGGTCTTTGGTGGACCCGCCTACCGTCCTACGACGTATCGAATTGTTCCCAAGCAAGGCCACGGCGCGGTCCGTACCGTCGAGTACGAGTTCCCCGGTAAAGGCCATGGTATGTACTGGGAGGCTGATGAGGTCGCCCGCTGTTTACGGGATGGCAAGCTCGAGAGTGAGGGCATGCCCTGGGAGGAGAGCATTGTGATCATGGAGGTCATGGATGAGGTGCGCCGACAGGGTGGCTTGATGTATCCTCAGAAGATTGAGTCGACTGAGTTCCCTCTGCCTCTATAA
- a CDS encoding uncharacterized protein (ID:PFLUO_006558-T1.cds;~source:funannotate) produces MAPITEEIVSGLKDTIGKLEARVVELEDRLAGGKQSKSLAEQMRIILMGPPGAGKGTQAPNLKDKFCACHLATGDMLRSQVAKKTELGKEAKKIMDQGGLVSDEIMVNMIKSELDNNAECKNGFILDGFPRTVAQAERLDDMLAVRKQKLQHAVELQIDDALLVARITGRLVHPASGRSYHKIFNPPKSDMKDDVTGEPLIQRSDDNAETLQKRLVTYHAQTTPVVDYYKNTGIWRGIDASQEPGQVWKSLLGVFHKN; encoded by the exons ATGGCTCCCATCACGGAGGAGATCGTCTCCGGTCTGAAGGACACcatcggcaagctggaggccCGAGTGGTCGAGTTGGAGGACCGTCTTGCCGGCGGCAAGCAGTCCAAGTCGCTGGCCGAGCAGATGCGCATCATTCTTATGGGCCCGCCCGGTGCAG GCAAGGGCACTCAAGCGCCGAACCTCAAGGACAAGTTTTGCGCGTGCCACCTG GCTACCGGAGACATGCTGCGGTCCCAGGTCGCAAAGAAGACCGAGCTCGGCAaggaggcgaagaagattatGGACCAGGGTGGCCTGGTCAGTGACGAGATCATGGTCAACATGATCAAGAGCGAGCTGGACAACAACGCCGAGTGCAAGAATGG GTTCATTCTCGACGGTTTCCCGCGGACGGTCGCGCAGGCCGAGCGCCTGGACGACATGCTGGCTGTGCGGAAGCAGAAGCTCCAGCACGCCGTTGAGCTGCAGATCGACGACGCTCTGCTGGTTGCGCGGATCACGGGCCGTCTGGTCCACCCTGCATCCGGCCGGTCGTACCACAAGATCTTCAACCCGCCCAAGAGCGACATGAAGGACGACGTCACCGGCGAGCCGCTCATCCAGCGATCGGACGACAACGCTGAGACTCTGCAGAAGCGTCTGGTTACCTACCACGCCCAGACGACGCCCGTCGTGGACTACTACAAGAATACCGGTATCTGGCGCGGCATTGATGCCAGCCAGGAGCCTGGTCAGGTGTGGAAGAGCCTGCTGGGTGTGTTCCACAAGAACTAA